The following are encoded in a window of Panicum virgatum strain AP13 chromosome 5N, P.virgatum_v5, whole genome shotgun sequence genomic DNA:
- the LOC120674897 gene encoding uncharacterized protein LOC120674897 has product MESRVTIRTRLGSSEKETILPFEEGYYGGTESEKETTTWNSGCADTDEEMSDAEEAELNQCNDYNAVHEYVASFSDDIASEEFVRIVDDYNVGGGFCVNGDITEIDDDFSEKNQQEFEQFAEQEEGNHYSDADYNLQSDQDVPSCDLGDCGCVTIELAQEICPKYLEVETIGYKKRQRARKGAVRSNCRNPRDMGAIEIALRTSGNRKNQPIFEPVRGMVFD; this is encoded by the exons ATGGAGTCACGGGTGACGATACGTACGAGATTGGGTTCTTCTGAGAAGGAGACAATTTTACCTTTTGAAGAGGGGTACTATGGAGGTACTGAATCTGAGAAGGAGACAACAACTTGGAACTCAGGTTGTGCTGATACAGATGAAGAAATGAGTGACGCAGAGGAAGCAGAACTTAATCAATGCAATGATTACAATGCAGTACATGAATATGTTGCTAGTTTCAGTGATGACATTGCAAGTGAAGAGTTTGTCCGAATAGTTGATGATTACAATGTCGGGGGTGGCTTTTGTGTCAACGGTGACATAACTGAGATTGATGATGATTTCAGTGAAAAAAATCAGCAAGAGTTTGAACAATTTGCAGAACAAGAAGAAGGTAATCATTATTCAGATGCAGATTACAATTTGCAAAGTGATCAAGATGTACCATCATGTGATCTTGGTGATTGTGGATGTGTAACAATTGAACTAGCTCAGGAGATTTGTCCTAAATATCTAGAAGTCGAGACCATCGGCTACAAGAAACG TCAAAGAGCTAGAAAAGGTGCTGTTAGAAGTAATTGCCGCAATCCAAGAGACATGGGTGCTATAGAAATAGCTTTGAGGACATCAGGAAATCGAAAAAATCAGCCCATATTTGAACCAGTTCGAGGTATGGTTTTTGATTAA